Proteins encoded together in one Benincasa hispida cultivar B227 chromosome 1, ASM972705v1, whole genome shotgun sequence window:
- the LOC120086567 gene encoding lysM domain receptor-like kinase 3, whose product MNPVRICSLFFLLYFVVLLQDHSLCSSYSTPLNCTDTTRLCTSFLAFKPQPNQTLSVIQSMFDVLPEDVTVEGNGQDYVFIRKNCSCASGLKKYITNTTFTIKSNRGRVYDIVMEAYDGLALLPNTTRMARNGAVVSLRLFCACSSGLWNYLMSYVMRDGDTIESLASRFGVSMDSIESVNGIDNPSNVTVGALYYIPLNSVPGDPYPLKTDISPAPTPAPSYTLNNFSDNNAQNPKRHPPYIWIVGSLGIILVLILVGIVGYACFRWLKCFSRSRTSRSKDPGGKVSHKFHILGKSSFCCASGRYICCSSADWKQANGESTDNQRAIPKAIESNVFDVDKPVVFSCEEIFSSTDSFSDSSLLGHGTYGSVYYGILRDQEVAIKRMTATKTKEFMAEMKVLCKVHHANLVELIGYAASEEELFLIYEYAQKGPLKSHLHDPLNKGHTPLSWIMRLQIALDAARGLEYIHEHTKTHYVHRDIKTSNILLDGSFRAKISDFGLAKLVGKTNEGEATVTKVVGTYGYLAPEYLSNGLATTKSDVYAYGVVLFELISGKEAIIRTEGTTMKNPERRSLASIMLAVLRNAPDSMNMASLKDQVDPSMMDLYPHDCLFKVAMLAKQCVDEDSILRPDMKQVVISLSQILLSSIEWEATLAGNSQVFSGLVQGR is encoded by the exons ATGAATCCTGTACGAATTTGTAGTTTGTTCTTCCTTCTATACTTCGTTgttcttcttcaagatcattCTCTCTGTTCTTCTTATTCCACGCCCTTGAATTGTACGGACACAACCCGTTTATGCACCTCGTTTCTGGCCTTTAAGCCTCAGCCAAATCAGACTCTTTCTGTGATCCAGAGTATGTTCGACGTATTGCCTGAAGATGTAACCGTCGAAGGGAATGGTCAGGACTATGTGTTCATCAGGAAGAACTGCTCCTGTGCTTCTGGGCTGAAGAAATATATAACCAACACCACTTTTACCATCAAATCCAATCGCGGCCGTGTATATGATATAGTCATGGAAGCGTATGATGGGCTTGCGCTGCTGCCCAACACAACCCGAATGGCGAGGAACGGCGCTGTTGTGTCTTTGAGACTGTTCTGTGCCTGTTCAAGTGGGTTGTGGAACTATTTGATGAGCTATGTGATGAGAGATGGTGACACCATAGAGTCTTTGGCTAGCCGATTTGGGGTTAGTATGGATAGCATTGAGTCGGTGAATGGAATTGACAATCCTAGCAATGTTACTGTGGGTGCTTTGTATTATATTCCCTTGAATTCGG TGCCTGGCGATCCTTATCCGTTGAAGACAGACATTTCTCCTGCTCCTACTCCAGCTCCTTCTTATACTCTGAACAATTTCTCAG ATAATAATGCTCAGAACCCCAAGCGTCATCCTCCATATATATGGATTGTTGGAAGTTTGGGAATTATTCTTGTTCTTATTTTGGTCGGCATAGTAGGTTATGCTTGCTTCAGGTGGCTGAAATGCTTTTCTAGATCAAGGACTAGCCGGTCCAAAGATCCCGGTGGCAAGGTTTCCCACAAGTTCCATATTCTTGGGAAGTCAAGTTTCTGCTGTGCTTCAGGAAGATATATTTGCTGCAGTTCAGCAGATTGGAAGCAAGCCAACGGGGAATCTACCGACAACCAGAGAGCAATTCCAAAAG CTATCGAGAGTAATGTATTTGATGTAGACAAACCTGTGGTTTTTTCATGCGAAGAAATTTTTTCCTCGACTGATAGTTTCTCTGATTCAAGTCTACTTGGCCATGGAACTTATGGTTCAGTGTACTATGGCATCCTGCGTGACCAG GAAGTTGCTATAAAAAGAATGACTGCTACAAAAACTAAAGAGTTTATGGCAGAGATGAAAGTCCTCTGCAAGGTTCATCATGCTAACCTG GTAGAATTGATTGGTTATGCAGCCAGTGAGGAGGAGCTGTTTCTTATTTATGAATATGCTCAAAAAGGTCCACTTAAAAGCCATTTACATGATCCTCTGAACAAGG GTCATACACCACTATCTTGGATTATGAGACTCCAAATTGCTTTGGATGCTGCGAGAGGTCTCGAATACATTCATGAGCATACTAAAACTCATTATGTCCATAGAGATATCAAGACGAGCAACATCTTACTTGATGGTTCTTTTAGAGCAAAG ATTTCTGACTTTGGGTTGGCCAAACTTGTTGGCAAAACAAATGAGGGTGAAGCTACAGTTACCAAAGTTGTTGGTACATACGGTTATTTGGCTCCTGA ATATTTGAGTAACGGTCTTGCGACAACCAAAAGTGATGTGTATGCTTATGGTGTCGTTCTTTTTGAGCTTATATCTGGAAAGGAGGCAATTATACGAACTGAGGGAACAACTATGAAAAATCCTGAAAGACGTTCACTAGCATCCATT ATGTTAGCCGTTCTTCGGAATGCACCTGATTCTATGAATATGGCAAGTCTGAAAGATCAAGTTGATCCGAGTATGATGGATTTGTATCCTCATGACTGTCTATTTAAG GTGGCCATGTTGGCAAAGCAGTGTGTGGATGAGGATTCAATCTTACGACCTGACATGAAGCAAGTCGTAATATCCTTATCACAGATCCTACTCTCTTCGATCGAGTGGGAAGCGACTCTAGCCGGTAACAGTCAAGTTTTTAGTGGTCTTGTCCAAGGAAGATAG